From the genome of Pseudobdellovibrionaceae bacterium:
AAGCTTCCAGGCGCCGCGCGTTCTTTTATTCGATCCTTCCGGTGAACTTGTCGTCACCTTCAACGGCCACCCCCAACATCGCGGCTACGGGAAGCTCGAGCTGATGCAGTTCCGCGGCGACACGATGAAATTCGAGTTCCGCGAGATCGACTTCACGCCGAACGGTCCCAAACTCTCCGACGCCAATCCGAAAACCTGTTTGCAGTGCCACCAGTCCGCCGCGCGCGCGGGCGTCGATCCCCGTCCCAACTGGGAACCCTACAACGTCTGGCCGGGGGCCTACGGTTCCGAGTCGGGCCGCCTGTGGCCGCGGAACTCCTACGAAGCGAACAAATTCCGCGGCGACGACCGGATCATGGTCGAAGAGCAGCCGCGCGAGCGCGCGGAGCTCACCCGCTTCTGGAACGTGACCCGCCCCGCGGATGAACGTTACGCCCTTCTGGAGACGCCGAAGAAAGCCCGGACCGCGAAGGGCGTCGACTTCGACGAGATCGCGCACCAGTCCGTTTCGTTCACCGACATCCTTTCGAACCTGAGCCTGCGCCGCATGGTGCGCCTCGCGCAGACGGACAATCCCGCCGCTTACGCGCGCGTAAAGCACAACCTCGTGCATCTTTACCGCTGCGACAATCTGGCGCTCGCCGACGAGGACCGGCTGGGCCTCGTCGCGCGCGTGAACGCCCAGGGCATCTTCCGCATCACGACCGAAAAAGTGCAGCCCCCGCCCTACGGCGCTGGCGGCCCCTCCGAGGATGGGTACAACCGTGCGGACGGCGACTACCGTTTGGTCACGCCGCCCGCGCGCTGGGAACACAGCTTCTCGGAGCAGCTGACGCTTCTTTTCGAAAGCCAAGGCGTCTCGACCCTCGATTGGTCGACGGACTTCGGAACCCGTGGACGTTTCGCGTTCACCGAGCGCTTCGGTCGTCCCTCGAATCTGCGGGTCATGCGTTTTCTGGCCGAGGAGCAGGAGTTCGAACTTGGCAAAATGAGTTGCGACGAGCTGAAACCGCTCGCCGAAGCCGAAGGTCTGAAATTCGCCGCGTGGCTGAAGACCTACAACGTTCCCGCCGAAGCGATCCGGCCCGCCGCGAACCCGCAAGCCCTGCTCGCCCGCTGCGCGAGCTGCCACACGGACGTCGCCTCTTCGGAAGCGCCCTGGATCCCCTTCGACCAGCCGGCCGCCCTTTCCCGCGTCTTACGCGAGGGACGGGCCGCGAGCGGACGCCCGCTCTGGGACGAGATGCAGTACCGACTCAGCGATCACGCCCGCCTCACGGACCAGATGCCGCCGGCGCTTCGCCGGCCCGAACCCGAGGACCGCCAGGCGCTCCTGCGGTATTTGAACCAACTCCGCGAGCGCTGACGCTGAAATTCCGACTGTCCAAAAACCCGACAGGGGCGGCGGCCCCCGCGCCCTGTTAGACTCCGGCGATGAACGTCCGCACGCTCCTCTGTTTCCTGATTGTGGGTTTTTCGATGCTCGGCTGCGTGAAAGAGCCGAACATGATCGGCGGTCACGACGGTGGCGGCGGCGTTTCGCCGAAGTCGACCCCGGCCGAGGTCAAGGCCGCGATTACGATGGCGTTCAAACTCGCGACGGCGGATGACCTCCGCCGGAATATTTTCCGCCGCTTCATGATCGACGGCGCCCAAGAGACCTACGCGGACCGCCTGTATTACAAAATGGGCAAGGTCGAACTTATTTTCCCCGAGCTGTCGGGAATGCAGCCCAAACCGTTACGGTGGAAAGATCAGAATCTGAACGTCTTGCTTCGCAGTCCCGTGATCGATGCCTTGAAGACCGCGAAACTCAACCTGCTCGAGCAAGGCTATTGCCCCGCGCCCGATAAACAACATGCGGACGCGTCGGTTTCCAAATTCGCTTTCGACGCGGAGATTTGTTTCAGCGTCGAATCGCTCACGCGTATTCCCAAATCCGCGCTCTACAAAGAAGTTTTCTCGCTCCTTTTCCACGAGACCGTCCATATGGCCGGCGGCGACGAAAAAGAGGCGAATCAATGGCAAGAGCTTTTCGCCGAATACTACGCGGCCAACTTCGGTTATATGGCCGAACGCAAACTCGAGGATGAGCACCGGTCGATCATCATCAAGTCGATGGGCATGCTGTTGGCCTCGCTGCTGACCCTTCAGCAACCGGACTTCCGCGATGAGGCACGCGCGGTTTCTGTCATGACGGCCGTGGCGGCCCAGCTCGCGACCATGCCCAAGATGTACGACCCGATCGTACTGGAGATCTCGCTCAAACCCAAACGCCCCGAGTTCTTGAACAACTACGTGAATTCCATTCTGGCGACGATGTCCCAGGGCTGGAAACTGACAAGTTTAGGACTCATTTTTCAGTCGGTGAAAGAGGGGAAGGAACCGACCTTGCCCTCACCGCTCCCGACCGGCAAGGAGTTGGACAACTACGTCCAATTGATGTTCGAGCAAGTCGGAGTGATCGCCACGAACCTCAAATCGGTTGTGGGCGGATCTGAGAAATCGACGTGCCTGCTTCCCGAAGGACACCTGTCGGAGCTCTTGACGTTGCAATTGTCGGAAGGCGACATTTTGATGCTCGGGCCGGCGCCGCTCCCGCCGCGCGTTTGCGACCCGGACACGAAGGTCTTCACTTTTTCAGTTCAAACCAATCCAGATTCAGGCAAGCCAGAGTCTCGGACGGAGAATCCTGAATCCCCCGCACAAACTCCTGAATCAGCGCCATGAATTTTTCTTTGAAACGGGCCACGTCTTTTTCCGAAAGACTCACGAGCCCGGAGTAAAACAGATCGTCGGGTCCGACCCGCTGCAAGTTCTCGAGCGCCTTCAGGCGCCAGTTGCGGCGATGATTGTTGATGAAGGGCGAATCCGCGGACAGCATCGTGGACGACGGCCCCATCCGTAGCCCCTGCGCATCCCGCACGCAAAGGCCCTGCTCCAAAAGAAACGCCGCCACGTCGCCGACGAGTTCCGGCGGTAGCCCGAGGCGTTTCGCGATCCCGTCATAGTCTTGAAGCCCCGGCACCGAGCTCGCCATACGAACCGCGCTGTAATACCAGTTCGAGTAAAAGCGCGCCTTCGCCACATCATCGAGAACGATCTTATCCTTTACCCGTTTCGAAAGGTCCTTGCGCTCTTGGCGGACCCCTTCGATCTTGCGTTCAAAATACTGACGTAGATCTTTGGTTCCCGCGCGGGCTTTCTCGACGAGCAGAATGAAGAAGTCCTGTTCGTCCGGCCCGAGCACTAAAAACTTCGCCAGCGCGAGCGCCTGCTCGATGGAAAGATCCCGTTCGCCCCGGAAGATTTGGCTGACGGCGACGCTACTGATCCGCAGATGTTCGGACATCCGGCGG
Proteins encoded in this window:
- a CDS encoding TIGR02147 family protein, coding for MDLYEFDDYKVFVRKWTESRPKRGRGEFRRMSEHLRISSVAVSQIFRGERDLSIEQALALAKFLVLGPDEQDFFILLVEKARAGTKDLRQYFERKIEGVRQERKDLSKRVKDKIVLDDVAKARFYSNWYYSAVRMASSVPGLQDYDGIAKRLGLPPELVGDVAAFLLEQGLCVRDAQGLRMGPSSTMLSADSPFINNHRRNWRLKALENLQRVGPDDLFYSGLVSLSEKDVARFKEKFMALIQEFVRGIQDSPSETLACLNLDWFELKK